A single genomic interval of Anthonomus grandis grandis chromosome 17, icAntGran1.3, whole genome shotgun sequence harbors:
- the LOC126746588 gene encoding uncharacterized protein LOC126746588, which produces MPTEYKRKCPEGARWTKEELVAALQAIESGEMGINQASRNFGIPLRTLRRRRANNNTEKTGLGPSSILGKHNEEKLVLHIKKIQSRGFAPTRDDVRHIAYKFATALGIGHRFNVDSERAGYDWLNSFLRRNSSLSVRKSEGVSVARAVGMSRPRVTEYFELLVSILQKNDIMTKPGHIYNMDESGLQLCNKATQVIATKGFKQVSSITSGEKGETILVIACCNAEGTILPLVFIMKGKNKKAEYEDAMPPGSYVYMSAKSAYINSKISVEQRVQ; this is translated from the coding sequence ATGCCTACCGAATACAAGCGCAAATGCCCAGAAGGGGCTCGTTGGACCAAAGAGGAGTTGGTTGCGGCTTTACAGGCTATTGAAAGTGGTGAAATGGGTATCAATCAAGCCTCCCGAAACTTTGGAATTCCCTTAAGAACATTGCGTCGCCGACGGGCAAATAATAATACCGAAAAAACAGGCCTAGGACCATCTTCAATACTAGGCAAGCACAATGAGGAAAAGTTGGtattgcatattaaaaaaatacagtcaAGGGGTTTTGCACCTACACGTGATGATGTAAGACATATTGCTTACAAATTTGCTACAGCCCTTGGTATAGGCCATAGATTTAACGTAGACAGTGAGAGAGCGGGTTATGACTGGCTCAATTCGTTTCTGAGACGAAATAGTTCATTATCGGTACGAAAATCTGAAGGCGTGTCTGTTGCTCGGGCAGTGGGAATGTCAAGACCACGTGTAACGGAGTACTTtgaacttttggtttccattttacagaaaaatgaTATCATGACTAAACCTGGGCACATATACAACATGGATGAATCTGGTTTGCAGCTCTGCAATAAAGCAACACAAGTTATTGCTACTAAAGGATTTAAACAGGTCTCTTCTATAACTTCGGGTGAAAAGGGTGAGACTATTTTAGTGATTGCATGTTGTAATGCCGAAGGAACAATTTTACCGCTAGTTTTTATTatgaaaggaaaaaataaaaaagctgaaTATGAAGATGCTATGCCACCAGGATCTTATGTTTACATGTCTGCAAAATCAGCCTATATAAACTCTAAAATCAGCGTGGAACAACGTGTGCAATAA